One stretch of Lacrimispora sphenoides DNA includes these proteins:
- a CDS encoding histidinol-phosphatase HisJ family protein, giving the protein MLSDYHIHTYFSDDSQCPMEEIVQRAILMGLDEIAFTEHVDYGVKTDLNCNYNHYFKEIEEMKEKYKGKLTIKAGIEFGVQSHTSPLFQKDYEKYPFDFIILSNHQVGDKEFWNYQFQEGRSQEEFQTAYYEAIYEVVQNYKQYSVLGHLDMIKRYDTYGDYPDSRIMDIVDKILRCVIADGKGIEVNTSSFRYGLKDLTPSREILKRYLQLGGRILTIGSDSHKMEHLGCHIGEVKKILKDIGFKQFCTFERMQPIYWEL; this is encoded by the coding sequence ATGCTGTCAGATTATCATATACACACTTATTTCAGTGATGATTCCCAGTGCCCTATGGAGGAAATCGTACAAAGGGCAATACTTATGGGACTTGATGAAATTGCATTTACGGAACACGTAGATTATGGGGTAAAAACAGACTTAAATTGTAATTATAATCATTATTTTAAAGAAATAGAAGAAATGAAGGAAAAATATAAAGGAAAATTGACCATAAAAGCAGGAATTGAATTCGGAGTCCAGTCTCACACCAGCCCTCTTTTCCAAAAAGATTACGAAAAATATCCTTTTGATTTTATTATTTTGAGTAATCATCAGGTGGGTGACAAGGAGTTCTGGAATTACCAGTTCCAGGAGGGAAGAAGCCAGGAAGAATTTCAAACGGCTTATTATGAGGCCATTTATGAAGTTGTACAAAATTACAAGCAATACTCTGTCCTGGGCCACTTAGATATGATCAAGCGGTATGATACCTATGGGGATTATCCGGACAGCAGAATTATGGATATCGTGGACAAAATACTCCGCTGTGTGATTGCTGACGGAAAAGGGATTGAGGTGAATACTTCCAGCTTCCGATATGGTTTAAAGGACTTAACGCCATCCAGGGAGATCCTGAAACGGTATCTTCAGTTAGGCGGACGCATCCTTACCATCGGCTCGGATAGCCATAAGATGGAGCATCTGGGGTGCCATATTGGGGAAGTAAAGAAGATCTTAAAAGACATTGGATTCAAGCAATTCTGTACCTTTGAGCGCATGCAGCCCATTTATTGGGAGCTATGA
- a CDS encoding 6-phospho-beta-glucosidase: MEGIKIVTIGGGSSYTPELVEGFIKRYEKLPVRELWLVDIEAGREKLETVGALAQRMVKKAGLPMKVILSYDRREALKEADYVTTQMRVGLLDARIKDERIPLSRGMIGQETNGAAGMFKAFRTIPVILDIVKDMKELCPEAWMINFTNPAGMITEAVLRYTDYKKVIGLCNVPVNMVNGFARLLDVEPERVTMELSGLNHHIFATDVFVDGRSRLEEILEIYQHISAEDAISMKNFSTLPFSPEFIRGLHCIPCPYHNYYYFTKEQLEEELKEYKEGRVRGEVVKKVEEELFELYKDENLDVKPKQLEMRGGARYSDAACNLICSLHNNTGDIQYVDVRNNGTITNLPADSAVEAACIITSGGPKPIAVGELKPQINGTIQTIKTFERLVCEAAVTGNRDLAVTALNMNPLCASDHDANAVIHELLEAHKEYLPQFFKNESQK; encoded by the coding sequence ATGGAAGGAATCAAAATCGTTACCATTGGAGGCGGCTCCTCTTATACACCGGAGCTGGTGGAAGGGTTTATCAAACGTTATGAAAAACTGCCTGTAAGAGAGCTTTGGCTGGTTGATATTGAAGCAGGAAGAGAAAAGCTTGAGACCGTAGGTGCCCTTGCCCAGCGCATGGTTAAAAAAGCGGGACTTCCCATGAAGGTGATTCTGTCTTATGACAGGCGGGAGGCCTTAAAGGAGGCGGATTATGTGACCACACAGATGAGAGTGGGGCTATTGGATGCCAGAATCAAGGATGAACGGATCCCCTTAAGCCGCGGCATGATCGGCCAGGAGACAAACGGGGCGGCAGGCATGTTCAAGGCATTCCGGACCATTCCGGTAATTCTGGATATTGTAAAGGACATGAAAGAGCTTTGTCCGGAGGCGTGGATGATCAACTTCACCAATCCTGCTGGAATGATCACAGAGGCAGTGTTAAGATATACGGATTATAAAAAGGTGATCGGCCTTTGCAACGTTCCGGTCAATATGGTAAATGGTTTTGCCAGACTCTTAGATGTGGAGCCGGAGCGGGTGACGATGGAGCTGTCCGGCTTAAACCACCATATTTTTGCAACCGATGTATTTGTGGATGGCCGGTCAAGGCTGGAAGAGATCCTGGAAATCTATCAGCACATCAGCGCCGAAGATGCAATTTCCATGAAGAATTTCTCTACCCTGCCATTTTCACCGGAGTTTATCCGGGGGCTTCACTGCATCCCCTGCCCCTATCACAACTACTATTACTTTACCAAAGAACAGCTGGAAGAGGAGTTAAAGGAATACAAGGAAGGCCGGGTCCGGGGCGAAGTGGTAAAAAAGGTGGAGGAGGAACTGTTTGAGCTGTACAAGGATGAGAACCTGGATGTAAAGCCAAAGCAGCTGGAGATGAGAGGTGGCGCCAGGTACAGCGATGCTGCCTGCAACTTAATCTGCTCCCTGCACAATAATACCGGTGATATCCAGTATGTAGACGTACGGAACAACGGGACGATCACAAACCTACCGGCAGACAGTGCGGTGGAAGCAGCCTGCATCATCACAAGCGGCGGTCCAAAGCCCATTGCCGTAGGCGAGTTAAAGCCCCAGATTAACGGAACCATACAAACCATAAAGACCTTTGAGCGCCTGGTCTGCGAAGCGGCTGTCACCGGAAACCGGGATCTGGCAGTGACGGCTCTCAACATGAATCCTCTTTGTGCAAGCGATCACGATGCCAATGCTGTCATTCATGAATTGTTGGAGGCCCATAAAGAATACCTCCCTCAATTCTTTAAAAACGAAAGTCAAAAATAG
- a CDS encoding MATE family efflux transporter, protein MKRKMWQGIFRRQDSETTEMQERQEGTDLFSSKQLRQLIFPLVIEQILAVFMGMADIIMVASCGEEAVSGISIVDTINVLLIGLFGAMAAGGSVVTAQYIGRKDEKSVAKASGQLFLAVGGLSMAIMAVTLIFNGQLLRLIYGEIGQEVMHNGRIYFYLSSLSYPFLAFYNSSAALFRTAGNSKVSMQVSLGANLCNIAGNFLFIYVFHMGVAGAGLSTMFSRILSAVIMFSLLKKQSHFPIEFRLRPDKRMLRQILYIGIPNGLENSIFQLGKLLLSSLTASFGTMAIAANAVASTICGLETIPASAIGIALVTVVGQCVGAGELKQARKYMGKLLKTAYICLWILNLAIIPFLNPICSLFHLSGETSALAYKLMLYHSICCMIIHPLSFCLTNGLRAANDVRFTMTVSICSMWICRIVMAYVLSLYFGLGLMGIWIAMTIDWLVRAIFFSTRVLSGKWCRYANRNIR, encoded by the coding sequence ATGAAACGAAAGATGTGGCAAGGCATTTTCCGCCGACAGGACTCTGAAACCACAGAAATGCAGGAACGCCAGGAAGGGACGGATCTGTTCTCCAGCAAACAGCTGCGCCAGTTGATTTTTCCCTTAGTCATAGAACAGATACTGGCTGTATTTATGGGAATGGCTGATATCATCATGGTAGCCTCCTGCGGCGAAGAAGCCGTGTCTGGCATATCCATCGTGGATACCATAAACGTCCTTCTGATCGGATTATTCGGGGCAATGGCCGCGGGTGGTTCCGTGGTAACAGCCCAGTACATCGGCCGGAAGGATGAAAAAAGTGTCGCCAAAGCCTCAGGCCAGCTGTTCCTGGCTGTGGGCGGGCTTTCCATGGCCATAATGGCAGTGACCCTGATCTTTAATGGGCAGCTTCTAAGACTCATATACGGTGAGATCGGCCAGGAGGTCATGCATAACGGGAGAATTTATTTCTATTTGTCCTCCCTCTCTTATCCTTTTCTGGCATTTTATAACAGCAGTGCAGCCCTTTTCAGGACAGCCGGAAACTCCAAGGTATCCATGCAGGTCTCCCTGGGTGCCAACCTCTGCAACATCGCAGGAAATTTCCTGTTCATCTACGTATTCCATATGGGCGTGGCAGGTGCCGGGCTTTCCACCATGTTTTCCAGAATCCTGTCCGCAGTAATTATGTTTTCCCTTCTTAAAAAGCAGAGCCATTTTCCCATTGAGTTCCGTCTGCGCCCGGACAAGAGGATGCTGCGCCAGATCCTCTACATCGGCATACCAAACGGCCTTGAAAACAGCATTTTCCAGCTGGGAAAGCTTTTGCTTTCCAGTCTGACTGCCAGCTTCGGCACTATGGCAATTGCTGCTAATGCGGTGGCAAGCACCATCTGCGGTCTGGAAACTATCCCTGCAAGCGCCATAGGCATAGCCCTGGTAACGGTTGTGGGACAGTGTGTAGGGGCCGGAGAACTGAAACAGGCCCGCAAATATATGGGAAAGCTTTTAAAAACGGCATATATCTGTCTGTGGATATTAAACCTTGCCATCATACCGTTTTTAAATCCCATATGCAGCCTGTTTCATCTGTCGGGCGAGACCAGCGCCCTGGCTTATAAGCTGATGCTTTACCACAGCATCTGCTGCATGATAATCCATCCTCTGTCCTTCTGCCTGACCAACGGACTGCGGGCCGCCAATGACGTCCGTTTTACCATGACTGTTTCCATATGTTCCATGTGGATCTGCCGGATCGTCATGGCCTACGTATTAAGCCTTTATTTCGGCCTTGGACTTATGGGAATCTGGATCGCCATGACCATCGACTGGCTGGTGCGCGCCATCTTCTTCTCCACCCGCGTATTAAGCGGAAAATGGTGCCGGTATGCCAACCGGAACATCCGTTAG
- the fba gene encoding class II fructose-1,6-bisphosphate aldolase, producing MLVSAKDMLEKARDGKYAVGQFNINNLEWTKAVLQTAEELKSPVILGVSEGAGKYMTGYKTVSAMVKAMIEELNITVPVALHLDHGSYDGCYKCIEAGFSSIMFDGSHYPIAENVEKTTELVKVCAEKGISIEAEVGSIGGEEDGVVGMGECADPDECKQVADLGVTMLAAGIGNIHGKYPDNWAGLSFETLAAIKEKVGDMPLVLHGGTGIPEDQIMKAISLGVAKINVNTECQLTFAEATRKYIEAGKDLAGKGFDPRKLLAPGTEAIKATVKEKMELFGSVGKA from the coding sequence ATGTTAGTTTCAGCAAAAGATATGCTTGAAAAAGCAAGAGACGGAAAGTACGCAGTTGGACAGTTCAACATCAACAACCTTGAGTGGACGAAAGCTGTTTTACAGACAGCCGAAGAACTGAAATCCCCGGTTATCCTGGGTGTTTCCGAAGGCGCTGGTAAATACATGACAGGCTATAAGACCGTATCAGCTATGGTGAAAGCCATGATCGAAGAATTAAACATTACAGTTCCCGTAGCACTTCATCTGGATCATGGTTCCTATGATGGCTGCTATAAGTGCATTGAAGCGGGATTTTCTTCCATTATGTTTGACGGTTCCCATTATCCTATCGCTGAGAACGTAGAAAAGACGACTGAGCTTGTGAAAGTCTGTGCAGAAAAAGGAATTTCCATTGAAGCAGAGGTTGGTTCTATCGGCGGAGAGGAAGACGGCGTAGTGGGTATGGGCGAATGCGCAGATCCTGATGAGTGCAAGCAGGTTGCAGACTTAGGCGTAACCATGCTGGCTGCAGGTATCGGCAACATTCACGGAAAATATCCGGATAACTGGGCGGGCTTAAGCTTTGAGACCCTGGCTGCCATCAAGGAGAAAGTAGGCGATATGCCTTTAGTACTTCACGGTGGGACAGGCATCCCGGAAGACCAGATCATGAAGGCTATCAGCCTTGGCGTTGCAAAGATCAATGTGAATACAGAGTGCCAGCTTACCTTTGCAGAAGCTACCCGTAAGTACATTGAGGCAGGCAAGGATTTAGCAGGCAAAGGCTTTGATCCACGTAAGCTTCTCGCCCCCGGCACAGAGGCTATTAAAGCAACTGTAAAAGAGAAGATGGAATTATTTGGCTCCGTTGGAAAAGCTTAA
- a CDS encoding glutamine synthetase III family protein yields the protein MSEVVNVAELFGKNVFNETVMRERLPKSVFKKLKKTIEDGAVLDPSIADVVSHAMKDWAIERGATHYTHWFQPLTGITAEKHDSFISAPTPEGKVIMEFSGKELVKGEPDASSFPSGGLRATFEARGYTAWDCTSPAFLREDAIGVTLCIPTAFCSYTGEALDKKTPLLRSMEAVDEQALRILRLFGNTTSKRVTPSVGAEQEYFLVDHEKYLQRKDLIYAGRTLFGAMPPKGQELEDHYFGSIRERIAAYMKEVNEELWKLGVPAKTQHNEVAPAQHELAPIYEQANVAVDHNQLVMETLKKVAGRHGLNCLLHEKPFAGVNGSGKHNNWSLTTDDGINLLNPGETPHENIQFLLVLSCILKAVDRHADLLRESAADVGNDHRLGANEAPPAIISIFIGEQLEDVVDQLCSTGEATRSKAGGTLKTGVRTLPDLFKDATDRNRTSPFAFTGNKFEFRMVGSSDSISSPNVVLNTIAAEALKESADVLEKAADFDTAVHDMIKEQLAAHRRIIFNGNGYSQAWVDEAERRGLPNLKSMVEAIPALTTDASVKMFEEFKVFTKAELESRVEIEYEAYSKAINIEARVMIDMTGKQIIPAAVKYASLLADSLGKVKTACPAADTSVQEELLIEVSAYLSDMKVALATLSDADAKCSAIEGNKERANAFRDEVVPAMAALRDPADKLEMIVDKEFWPMPSYGDLIFEV from the coding sequence ATGAGCGAAGTTGTAAACGTAGCTGAGCTGTTTGGTAAGAATGTATTTAACGAAACCGTAATGAGAGAGCGCTTGCCAAAATCTGTTTTCAAAAAATTAAAGAAAACCATTGAGGATGGTGCAGTGCTGGATCCATCGATTGCAGACGTCGTTTCACATGCCATGAAAGACTGGGCCATTGAAAGAGGCGCAACTCACTATACCCATTGGTTTCAGCCTCTTACCGGAATTACCGCTGAAAAACATGATTCCTTCATCTCAGCCCCCACACCGGAAGGAAAGGTAATTATGGAGTTTTCCGGGAAGGAACTGGTAAAGGGAGAACCGGATGCTTCTTCTTTCCCATCCGGAGGCTTAAGGGCGACTTTTGAAGCAAGAGGCTATACCGCCTGGGATTGCACTTCCCCTGCATTCTTAAGAGAAGATGCCATCGGTGTTACTCTCTGCATTCCCACCGCTTTCTGTTCTTATACAGGAGAAGCTCTTGACAAAAAAACACCTCTCTTAAGATCCATGGAAGCCGTAGACGAGCAGGCTCTAAGAATCTTAAGATTATTCGGAAATACCACCTCAAAAAGGGTGACTCCTTCCGTTGGTGCCGAGCAGGAATATTTTCTGGTTGATCATGAAAAGTATTTACAGAGAAAAGATTTAATCTATGCCGGACGCACCTTGTTCGGAGCGATGCCCCCGAAGGGACAGGAGCTGGAGGACCATTACTTCGGTTCCATCCGCGAGAGGATCGCGGCTTATATGAAGGAAGTGAATGAAGAGCTATGGAAGTTAGGTGTGCCTGCAAAGACCCAGCATAACGAAGTTGCTCCCGCACAGCATGAGCTGGCCCCTATCTATGAGCAGGCAAATGTGGCCGTTGATCATAACCAATTAGTAATGGAAACCTTAAAAAAGGTGGCTGGCCGTCATGGATTAAACTGTCTGCTTCATGAAAAACCGTTTGCAGGGGTTAATGGTTCCGGTAAGCATAACAACTGGTCTTTAACCACTGACGATGGAATTAACCTATTAAATCCAGGGGAAACACCCCATGAGAATATCCAGTTCCTGCTGGTGCTTTCCTGTATCTTAAAGGCGGTTGACCGCCATGCGGATCTCCTTCGGGAATCTGCGGCTGATGTTGGAAATGATCACAGGCTTGGGGCAAATGAAGCGCCGCCGGCCATTATCTCCATTTTCATCGGCGAACAGCTTGAGGATGTAGTAGATCAGCTTTGCAGCACCGGAGAGGCTACCCGTTCCAAGGCGGGCGGCACCTTAAAAACGGGTGTCAGAACCTTACCTGATTTATTTAAGGATGCTACGGACAGAAACAGAACCTCCCCATTTGCATTTACCGGCAATAAGTTCGAGTTCCGAATGGTTGGTTCCTCTGATTCCATTTCTTCTCCCAATGTGGTTTTAAACACCATTGCTGCTGAGGCGTTAAAGGAATCGGCAGATGTCCTTGAGAAGGCGGCTGATTTTGATACGGCAGTCCATGATATGATTAAAGAGCAGCTGGCTGCTCATAGAAGGATTATTTTCAACGGCAACGGTTATTCCCAAGCCTGGGTGGATGAAGCAGAAAGAAGAGGTCTTCCAAACCTTAAGTCAATGGTTGAGGCGATTCCTGCACTTACTACAGATGCTTCGGTAAAGATGTTTGAGGAGTTTAAGGTATTCACAAAGGCTGAGCTGGAATCCCGGGTTGAGATCGAATATGAGGCTTACAGCAAAGCCATTAACATCGAGGCAAGAGTCATGATCGACATGACCGGAAAGCAGATCATCCCGGCGGCCGTGAAGTATGCATCTCTGCTGGCAGATTCCCTGGGAAAGGTAAAGACAGCGTGTCCGGCAGCCGATACCAGTGTTCAGGAAGAACTTCTCATAGAGGTAAGCGCTTATCTTTCCGATATGAAGGTAGCCCTGGCCACTCTGTCAGATGCTGACGCGAAATGTTCGGCCATCGAAGGAAACAAGGAACGGGCAAATGCTTTCCGGGATGAGGTAGTACCTGCCATGGCAGCTCTCCGTGATCCTGCTGATAAGCTGGAAATGATCGTAGATAAAGAATTTTGGCCAATGCCAAGTTATGGAGACTTGATTTTCGAAGTATAA
- a CDS encoding M42 family metallopeptidase, which translates to METMSYVTSILEKIVNIPSPSGYTREVMNAIQEEAAKFGFTSDYNKKGGLIIKVPGQKQEVLGLSAHVDTLGAMVRSITKTGMLTIVPVGGFMMETIEGMYCKVHTRTGKTYTGTILTKEPSVHTYDNARTLERKVKNMEIRLDELVENIDDVKKLEISPGDYISFDPMFVHTENGFIKSRHLDDKASVAVLMGVLKDLWESGHKPERTLKLVISNYEEVGYGASWIPEDIEEFIAVDMGALGDDLTGDEKKVSICAQDSTGPYDYDMTNRLIAVAKERGLDFAVDVFPHYGSDVGSAIRGGHDICGALIGPGVHASHGTERTHEKGLEQTLKLIEGYIGLPFSGRP; encoded by the coding sequence ATGGAAACAATGTCATACGTCACATCAATTTTGGAAAAAATCGTAAATATCCCAAGCCCCAGCGGCTACACCAGGGAAGTCATGAATGCAATCCAGGAAGAGGCAGCAAAATTCGGCTTTACCTCTGATTATAACAAGAAAGGCGGCCTCATCATTAAGGTTCCCGGGCAGAAACAGGAGGTTTTAGGCTTATCCGCCCATGTGGACACTCTGGGAGCTATGGTCCGTTCCATCACTAAAACAGGGATGCTCACCATTGTGCCTGTGGGAGGTTTTATGATGGAGACCATCGAAGGCATGTACTGCAAAGTACACACCAGAACCGGTAAAACCTACACCGGGACCATTCTCACAAAAGAGCCGTCCGTCCACACCTATGACAATGCCAGAACACTGGAGAGGAAGGTGAAAAATATGGAGATACGCCTGGACGAGTTGGTAGAAAACATCGATGATGTAAAGAAGCTTGAAATATCCCCTGGGGATTACATCAGCTTTGATCCCATGTTCGTTCATACGGAAAACGGATTTATCAAATCCCGCCATTTAGATGATAAAGCTTCTGTGGCAGTCCTTATGGGAGTATTAAAGGATTTATGGGAGTCCGGGCATAAGCCGGAAAGGACCCTAAAATTAGTGATCAGCAATTACGAAGAGGTGGGATATGGCGCAAGCTGGATTCCGGAAGATATAGAGGAGTTTATTGCGGTAGACATGGGAGCTTTGGGGGATGATTTGACCGGGGATGAAAAAAAGGTATCCATCTGTGCCCAGGATTCCACCGGGCCTTATGACTATGATATGACAAACCGCCTCATTGCCGTTGCAAAGGAGAGGGGCCTTGATTTTGCGGTTGATGTATTCCCACACTACGGTTCTGATGTTGGAAGCGCCATCCGTGGCGGCCATGACATCTGCGGTGCTTTGATCGGCCCTGGAGTACACGCTTCCCATGGGACGGAACGGACTCATGAGAAAGGCCTGGAACAGACTCTGAAGCTGATTGAAGGATATATTGGTCTTCCATTTTCCGGCAGACCTTAA
- a CDS encoding AraC family transcriptional regulator, with amino-acid sequence MIDTYVMQDASEIIRYDQMGIPLYIQRDKLSDYPDWKALCHWHEDLEFIRVLKGQMNYHVNGKRVLLKKDDCLMVNTRQMHYGYSYNRQDCDFICILFHPQLFTGNKLIFQKYIAPIMENQGMEYIYFDGLSCEGRETAALLDQIYSIKEQVAVAYEIEVIGIMLTLWKRLCERCEAISPETTGQGGSDLSVQKDMVSFIHQHYGEKLSLSDIAASGSICRSKCCIIFKRYLQQSPIDFLNSYRLEVSRGLLKDTADSITQVALACGFNHLSYYSKLFLRSYGCTPSQFRNLHLQ; translated from the coding sequence ATGATAGATACCTATGTCATGCAGGATGCCTCTGAAATCATCCGTTATGACCAGATGGGGATTCCGCTTTATATCCAAAGGGATAAGTTGTCAGATTATCCAGATTGGAAAGCTCTTTGCCACTGGCATGAAGACTTAGAATTCATCCGCGTTTTAAAAGGTCAGATGAATTACCACGTAAATGGAAAACGGGTCTTATTGAAAAAGGATGACTGCCTCATGGTCAATACCAGACAGATGCACTACGGCTATTCCTACAATCGGCAGGATTGTGATTTTATCTGCATTCTGTTCCACCCCCAGTTATTTACCGGGAATAAATTGATTTTCCAAAAGTACATAGCTCCGATTATGGAAAATCAGGGCATGGAATATATTTATTTTGACGGTTTAAGCTGCGAGGGAAGAGAAACAGCAGCTTTACTTGATCAAATTTATTCGATAAAGGAGCAGGTGGCCGTTGCCTACGAGATAGAGGTGATAGGGATCATGCTAACGTTATGGAAACGGCTTTGTGAGCGATGCGAAGCCATATCCCCGGAAACCACTGGTCAGGGAGGTTCGGATCTATCGGTCCAGAAGGATATGGTATCGTTTATTCACCAGCATTATGGGGAAAAGCTGTCCTTGTCTGATATTGCGGCATCCGGCAGCATATGCCGAAGCAAGTGCTGTATTATTTTCAAGCGATATCTGCAGCAGTCCCCCATTGATTTTTTAAATTCTTACAGGCTGGAGGTCAGCCGGGGCCTTCTAAAAGACACCGCAGACAGCATTACTCAGGTTGCACTTGCCTGTGGTTTTAATCATCTAAGCTATTACTCCAAGCTGTTCTTACGAAGCTATGGATGTACTCCCAGCCAATTCAGGAATTTACATTTGCAGTAA
- a CDS encoding PTS lactose/cellobiose transporter subunit IIA translates to MDENYAVAFQLIMNAGNSKSLSMMAMESAREFNFEEAEKYLKEAELEMRSAHQSQIDLIQQEAQGNPVDVNIILVHAQDHLTMAMMAKDQAAEILNLYRMIKDLKDAIEK, encoded by the coding sequence ATGGATGAGAATTATGCTGTAGCATTTCAGCTCATTATGAACGCAGGAAATTCAAAATCGCTTTCCATGATGGCGATGGAGTCTGCCAGGGAATTTAACTTTGAGGAGGCCGAAAAATACTTAAAAGAGGCGGAACTTGAGATGAGGTCCGCTCATCAGTCCCAGATCGATTTGATCCAGCAGGAAGCCCAGGGGAATCCTGTTGATGTAAACATTATTCTGGTACATGCCCAGGATCATCTGACCATGGCAATGATGGCCAAGGATCAGGCGGCAGAGATTTTAAACCTTTATCGGATGATCAAGGATTTAAAGGATGCCATTGAAAAGTAA